The Apium graveolens cultivar Ventura chromosome 11, ASM990537v1, whole genome shotgun sequence genome has a window encoding:
- the LOC141697669 gene encoding uncharacterized protein LOC141697669, producing MRVEGVRTLLIDVKVELDGSFPILFVEDYKADVGGEVRSNLEAEITALKGERKKSGASFAELEKRVSDLAKANTALSRKVGEMEVAEKTLSDRVQELEGRFREVEKERDEERNKRHSLDRQVEGMDSSYKLIVEENENLKREVWKILPILWAMVMEDVIVG from the exons ATGAGGGTCGAAGGCGTGAGGACCTTGCTGATCGATGTAAAAGTCGAGTTGGACGG TTCCTTTCCGATTTTATTTGTGGAGGATTATAAAGCTGAtgttggtggtgaagttcgtTCAAATTTGGAGGCTGAGATTACTGCTCTGAAGGGGGAAAGGAAGAAATCCGGGGCTAGTTTTGCAGAGCTCGAGAAGAGGGTGAGTGACTTGGCTAAAGCCAATACTGCGCTCTCGAGAAAAGTTGGGGAGATGGAAGTTGCTGAGAAGACACTAAGTGACAGGGTTCAGGAGCTCGAGGGTCGATTTCGTGAAGTCGAGAAAGAACGTGATGAGGAAAGGAACAAGCGTCACAGCTTGGATCGACAAGTTGAAGGGATGGATAGTTCGTATAAACTGATAGTAGAAGAGAATGAAAATTTGAAGCGTGAGGTGTGGAAGATATTGCCGATACTTTGGGCGATGGTTATGGAAGATGTTATCGTCGGATGA